The proteins below come from a single Microtus ochrogaster isolate Prairie Vole_2 chromosome 8, MicOch1.0, whole genome shotgun sequence genomic window:
- the LOC101993991 gene encoding 60S ribosomal protein L4 produces MACARPLISVYSEKGESSGKNVTLPAVFKAPIRPDIVNFVHTNLRKNNRQPYAVSELAGHQTSAESWGTGRAVARIPRVRGGGTHRSGQGAFGNMCRGDRMFAPTKTWRRWHRRVNTTQKRYAICSALAASALPALVTSKGHRIEEVPELPLVVEDKVEGYKKTKEAVQLLKKLKAWNDIKKVYASQRMRAGKGKMRNRRRIQRRGPCIIYNEDNGIIKAFRNIPGITLLNVSKLNILKLAPGGHVG; encoded by the exons ATGGCTTGTGCCCGTCCCCTCATATCGGTGTACTCTGAAAAGGGGGAGTCATCTGGCAAGAATGTTACTTTGCCAGCTGTCTTCAAAGCTCCCATTCGACCGGATATTGTGAACTTTGTTCATACCAACTTGAGGAAAAACAACAGGCAGCCCTATGCCGTCAGTGAATTAGCAGGTCATCAGACCAGTGCTGAGTCTTGGGGTACTGGCAGAGCTGTGGCTCGAATTCCCAGAGTTCGAGGTGGTGGTACCCACCGTTCTGGCCAGGGTGCCTTTGGAAATATGTGTCGGGGAGACCGCATGTTTGCACCAACCAAAACCTGGCGTCGTTGGCACCGCCGAGTGAACACAACCCAAAAGCGATACGCCATCTGTTCTGCACTGGCTGCCTCAGCCTTACCAGCTTTGGTGACGTCTAAAGGTCATCGTATTGAGGAAGTTCCTGAGCTCCCTTTGGTAGTTGAAGATAAGGTTGAAGGTTACAAGAAGACCAAGGAGGCTGTTCAGCTGCTTAAGAAACTTAAGGCTTGGAATGACATCAAAAAGGTCTATGCCTCTCAGAGAATGAGAGCTGGCAAAGGCAAAATGAGAAACCGACGACGTATCCAGCGCAGGGGGCCCTGCATCATCTATAATGAAGATAATGGCATCATCAAAGCCTTCAGAAACATCCCTGGTATTACTCTGCTTAATGTCAGCAAGCTGAACATTTTGAAACTTGCTCCTGGTGGGCATGTGGG GTGA